In Streptomyces nodosus, one DNA window encodes the following:
- a CDS encoding enoyl-CoA hydratase/isomerase family protein, translating to MTDPARTLTAPSYKAIHVEWEGPVVQVRLNPFEQDDTLGVAVLDDLIALLDDLHDRPDTRILVLSSLGTDFCLGADRNEFQAALATDPTGASVRRIVDRAHRLCQALENTHAITIARLHGRVVGAGLALASFCDLRAGADTCRFRMPEVGIGLPPAWGGAMGRLVAEAGAARIRELMLTCESFDAPTAHRIGILHKVAPADRLDEVVDAWTRPLVRRSPEALVLTKRMLAGFARADRTADVSLLDSHLLAAHVRQG from the coding sequence ATGACCGACCCCGCCCGTACCCTCACCGCGCCCTCCTACAAGGCGATACACGTCGAGTGGGAAGGGCCGGTGGTCCAGGTACGCCTCAACCCCTTCGAGCAGGACGACACCCTGGGCGTCGCCGTCCTCGACGATCTCATCGCCCTGCTCGACGACCTCCATGACAGGCCCGACACCCGCATCCTGGTCCTGTCCTCCCTGGGCACCGACTTCTGCCTGGGCGCCGACCGCAACGAGTTCCAGGCGGCGCTGGCCACCGACCCGACCGGCGCGTCCGTGCGGCGCATCGTCGACCGGGCCCATCGGCTCTGCCAGGCACTGGAGAACACCCACGCGATCACCATCGCCCGGCTCCACGGCAGGGTCGTCGGCGCCGGGCTCGCCCTCGCCTCCTTCTGCGATCTGCGCGCGGGCGCGGACACCTGCCGGTTCCGGATGCCGGAGGTCGGCATCGGACTCCCGCCCGCCTGGGGAGGAGCCATGGGCCGCCTGGTCGCCGAGGCCGGCGCCGCCAGGATCCGCGAACTCATGCTCACCTGCGAATCGTTCGACGCGCCCACCGCCCACCGGATCGGCATCCTCCACAAGGTCGCCCCGGCCGACCGGCTGGACGAGGTCGTCGACGCCTGGACGAGACCACTCGTCCGACGCTCGCCCGAGGCCCTCGTGCTCACCAAGCGGATGCTCGCCGGCTTCGCACGCGCCGACCGGACCGCTGATGTCTCCCTGCTCGACTCCCACCTTCTGGCGGCCCACGTCAGACAGGGCTAG
- a CDS encoding DUF742 domain-containing protein — translation MSDEHDLDQELELTSSLVPLFVITNGRALPPAHQYEHTALVTAAEGASTAARTLSPEARQVMDLIADGFLSVAEVAGHTRLPLGVVRILLAQLEESSLVFVRKPIPRAERLDRELVSAVLDGLKNRFGA, via the coding sequence GTGTCTGACGAACACGACCTGGACCAGGAGCTGGAGCTCACCTCCTCATTAGTGCCACTGTTCGTGATCACCAACGGGCGCGCCCTTCCGCCGGCCCACCAGTACGAGCACACCGCTCTGGTGACGGCGGCCGAGGGAGCCTCCACCGCGGCACGCACACTGTCTCCGGAAGCGCGTCAGGTGATGGACCTGATCGCCGACGGCTTCCTGTCCGTCGCCGAGGTGGCCGGCCATACGCGCCTGCCGCTGGGCGTCGTACGCATCCTGCTGGCGCAGTTGGAGGAGAGCAGCCTGGTCTTCGTCAGGAAGCCCATTCCGCGCGCCGAACGGCTCGACAGAGAACTGGTCAGCGCCGTGCTCGATGGCTTGAAGAACCGATTCGGAGCGTGA
- a CDS encoding lamin tail domain-containing protein, whose product MSHSSDEETFRPARHRANPLRKRLIPLAITGSVVLAGVGVHSAFATPSADAVISEVYGGGGNSGATFTNDFIELANAGAGTLDLSDYTVQYLSGNPGPTTKWQATRLTGSLAGNGRYLIQEAAGTGGTTTLPTPDATGNINMSGTTGTVALVKGTDLLTCVTAEDCAADSRVKDLVGFGTAVVHEGSGAAAGASNTESVARKTLVDTDDNAADFAAGAPTPENSGGAGGGTGDDGSSPSPSPTATPPADAISAKIHDIQGTTRRSPLATKDVKDVTGIVTGVRTTSTSSTSKGFWMQDPKADKDPRTSEGIFVYTSSNPTVKVGDSVSVAGVVSEYYPGGYDSGIQSITEIIKPIVTVLSSGNALPAPVVLTKKNIPTAWSPAGGSDGSIDNLELEPTKYALDFYESLEGMNVQISDAGVVGATDAYKELWVSVDPKHNKTKRGGTYYPSYDDPNSTRLQVQAMNTSDAFPMANVGDTLKGVTEGPLDYSQYAGTYILEARTLGTYVDNGLKPQVAAAPKSNEVAIATYNVENLAPTDAQSKFDRLAKGLVTNLRAPGIVALEEIQDNNGAVDDGTVDADKTLNKLTAAIAAAGGPQYSWRQISPQNDKDGGQPGGNIRTAFLFDPTQVSFVDWPGGDATTAVDVTGKNNKTSLTVSPGRITPNDEAWNSSRKPMVGQFLTRNNKTIFVIANHFNSKGGDQNIAGRIQEPVRSSEVQRMKQAMLENAFVKKLEAADSKALIVSLGDFNDYQFSPALNTLTGNGTVLTDMINTLPKEERYSYVFQGNSQVLDHILVNPTMLGKVSYEVVHINSEFADQTSDHDPQVLRLKP is encoded by the coding sequence GTGTCGCACTCCAGCGATGAAGAAACGTTCCGCCCCGCACGACACCGCGCGAACCCGTTGCGCAAGCGGCTGATACCGCTGGCGATCACCGGTTCGGTGGTGCTGGCCGGAGTGGGCGTCCACTCCGCCTTCGCCACGCCGTCGGCCGACGCAGTCATCTCCGAGGTCTACGGAGGCGGCGGCAACTCCGGCGCCACCTTCACCAACGACTTCATCGAGCTGGCCAACGCCGGTGCGGGCACCCTGGACCTCTCCGACTACACCGTCCAGTACCTGTCGGGCAACCCCGGTCCGACCACCAAGTGGCAGGCCACCCGCCTCACCGGCAGCCTCGCCGGCAACGGCCGTTACCTGATCCAGGAGGCCGCGGGCACCGGCGGCACCACCACCCTGCCGACCCCGGACGCCACCGGCAACATCAACATGTCGGGCACCACCGGCACCGTCGCGCTGGTCAAGGGCACCGACCTGCTGACCTGCGTGACCGCCGAGGACTGCGCCGCCGACTCCCGCGTCAAGGACCTGGTCGGCTTCGGTACCGCCGTCGTCCACGAGGGCTCGGGTGCCGCCGCCGGCGCCAGCAACACCGAGTCGGTCGCCCGCAAGACCCTGGTCGACACCGACGACAACGCGGCCGACTTCGCCGCGGGCGCCCCCACCCCGGAGAACTCCGGCGGCGCGGGTGGCGGCACCGGCGATGACGGCTCCTCCCCGTCGCCGTCCCCGACCGCGACGCCCCCCGCGGACGCGATCTCGGCGAAGATCCACGACATCCAGGGCACCACCCGGCGCTCCCCGCTCGCCACCAAGGACGTCAAGGACGTCACCGGTATCGTCACCGGTGTCCGCACCACCAGCACGTCCTCCACGTCCAAGGGCTTCTGGATGCAGGACCCGAAGGCGGACAAGGACCCCCGCACCAGCGAGGGCATCTTCGTCTACACCAGCTCCAACCCCACGGTGAAGGTCGGCGACAGCGTCTCCGTCGCCGGTGTGGTCTCCGAGTACTACCCGGGCGGCTACGACAGCGGCATCCAGTCGATCACCGAGATCATCAAGCCGATCGTCACCGTGCTGTCCAGCGGCAACGCGCTGCCGGCCCCGGTCGTCCTCACCAAGAAGAACATCCCCACCGCCTGGTCCCCGGCGGGCGGCAGCGACGGCAGCATCGACAACCTCGAGCTCGAGCCGACCAAGTACGCCCTGGACTTCTACGAGTCGCTGGAGGGCATGAACGTCCAGATCTCCGACGCCGGTGTGGTCGGCGCCACGGACGCGTACAAGGAGCTGTGGGTCAGCGTCGACCCCAAGCACAACAAGACCAAGCGCGGCGGCACCTACTACCCGTCCTACGACGACCCCAACTCCACCCGCCTCCAGGTCCAGGCGATGAACACCTCGGACGCCTTCCCGATGGCGAACGTGGGTGACACCCTCAAGGGCGTCACCGAGGGCCCGCTGGACTACAGCCAGTACGCCGGCACCTACATCCTCGAGGCCCGCACGCTCGGCACCTATGTGGACAACGGCCTCAAGCCGCAGGTCGCCGCGGCGCCCAAGTCCAACGAGGTCGCCATCGCCACGTACAACGTGGAGAACCTGGCCCCGACCGACGCGCAGAGCAAGTTCGACCGCCTGGCCAAGGGCCTGGTCACCAACCTGCGCGCGCCCGGCATCGTCGCCCTGGAGGAGATCCAGGACAACAACGGCGCGGTCGACGACGGCACCGTCGACGCCGACAAGACGCTGAACAAGCTGACCGCCGCCATCGCCGCGGCCGGTGGGCCGCAGTACTCCTGGCGTCAGATCAGCCCGCAGAACGACAAGGACGGCGGTCAGCCGGGCGGCAACATCCGCACCGCGTTCCTGTTCGACCCGACGCAGGTCAGCTTTGTCGACTGGCCGGGCGGCGACGCCACCACCGCCGTGGACGTCACCGGCAAGAACAACAAGACCAGCCTGACCGTCTCGCCCGGCCGGATCACCCCGAACGACGAGGCCTGGAACAGCAGCCGCAAGCCGATGGTCGGCCAGTTCCTCACCCGGAACAACAAGACGATCTTCGTCATCGCCAACCACTTCAACAGCAAGGGCGGCGACCAGAACATCGCCGGCCGCATCCAGGAGCCGGTCCGCAGCTCCGAGGTGCAGCGGATGAAGCAGGCCATGCTGGAGAACGCCTTCGTCAAGAAGCTTGAGGCCGCCGACTCCAAGGCGCTCATCGTCTCCCTGGGCGACTTCAACGACTACCAGTTCTCCCCCGCGCTGAACACCCTGACCGGCAACGGCACCGTGCTGACCGACATGATCAACACGCTGCCCAAGGAGGAGCGCTACTCCTACGTCTTCCAGGGCAACTCGCAGGTGCTGGACCACATCCTGGTGAACCCCACCATGCTGGGCAAGGTCAGCTACGAGGTGGTGCACATCAACTCCGAGTTCGCCGACCAGACCAGCGACCACGACCCGCAGGTGCTGCGCCTGAAGCCGTGA
- a CDS encoding cytochrome P450 family protein, whose product MQQPLDRQASTSGCPAHANVQLYGPSFGADPDGHYAQLRSFGMSAPVDISPDVQVELVTSYDAALYILQNPASFVRDSRRWKALNEGRVPEDSPALPMMGYRPNALFSDGAAHARLRQAVTDSLATVDELQLARQTQQSADYLISRFSSEPRGQAELMAEYAQPLPLLVFSELFGCPPEVGDRVIAGISGIFEGTAGADELLAGALSELIALKRRRPGDDLTTRLMKHPSQLSDEEVLHQLVTLLSGGTAPLTATIGTASALYLSEDWHTDLPVEDAVAQTLWNFAPIANYAAHYPTHDVELGDRTLRANEPVLISFAAANTDPKLTEHREQLSGKAHLAFGAGPHACPAKDPAYTIAVTAVEALLNRLPDVSMRVPFKTLTWVPTPWSRALVTLPIRFTPRSVQSTAGAARPQTAPQRPAPAAPRPTVGTAPSVSGSPAPAKGGLFSRFLAWTRGE is encoded by the coding sequence ATGCAACAGCCTCTTGACCGTCAGGCAAGTACGTCCGGCTGCCCCGCGCACGCCAACGTCCAGCTGTACGGTCCCTCGTTCGGGGCCGACCCGGACGGTCACTACGCGCAGCTGCGCTCGTTCGGCATGAGCGCACCCGTGGACATCTCCCCGGACGTCCAGGTCGAGCTGGTCACCAGCTACGACGCCGCGCTGTACATCCTGCAGAACCCCGCCTCCTTCGTCCGGGACTCCCGGCGCTGGAAGGCGCTGAACGAAGGGCGGGTCCCCGAGGACAGCCCCGCCCTGCCCATGATGGGCTACCGCCCCAACGCGCTGTTCAGCGACGGGGCGGCCCACGCCCGGCTGCGCCAGGCCGTCACCGACAGTCTGGCCACGGTCGACGAGCTTCAGCTCGCCCGGCAGACCCAGCAGTCCGCCGACTATCTGATCAGCCGTTTCAGCTCCGAGCCGCGTGGTCAGGCGGAGTTGATGGCGGAGTACGCCCAGCCGCTGCCGCTGCTGGTCTTCAGCGAACTGTTCGGCTGTCCGCCCGAGGTGGGTGACCGCGTGATCGCGGGGATCAGCGGCATCTTCGAAGGCACCGCCGGTGCCGACGAGCTGCTCGCCGGTGCGCTCTCCGAGCTCATCGCCCTCAAGCGACGCCGTCCCGGTGACGACCTGACGACGCGTCTGATGAAGCACCCCTCCCAGCTGAGCGACGAGGAGGTGCTGCACCAGCTGGTGACCCTGCTCTCCGGCGGCACCGCGCCCCTGACCGCCACCATCGGCACCGCCAGCGCGCTCTACCTGAGCGAGGACTGGCACACCGATCTCCCGGTCGAGGACGCGGTCGCCCAGACGCTGTGGAACTTCGCGCCGATCGCCAACTACGCGGCCCACTACCCGACCCACGACGTCGAGCTGGGCGACCGGACGCTCCGGGCCAACGAGCCGGTCCTGATCTCGTTCGCGGCGGCCAACACCGACCCCAAGCTGACCGAGCACCGCGAACAGCTCAGCGGGAAGGCGCATCTGGCCTTCGGCGCGGGGCCGCACGCCTGCCCGGCCAAGGACCCGGCGTACACGATCGCGGTGACCGCGGTGGAGGCGCTCCTCAACCGGCTGCCCGATGTCTCGATGCGCGTCCCCTTCAAGACGCTCACCTGGGTGCCCACGCCATGGAGCCGCGCGCTGGTGACCCTGCCGATCCGCTTCACCCCGCGCAGCGTGCAGTCCACCGCCGGTGCCGCTCGTCCCCAGACGGCCCCCCAGCGACCGGCGCCCGCGGCCCCGCGCCCCACGGTCGGCACGGCGCCCTCGGTGAGCGGGAGCCCCGCCCCGGCCAAGGGAGGTCTGTTCAGCCGGTTCCTGGCCTGGACGAGGGGCGAGTGA
- a CDS encoding GTP-binding protein, whose product MYLDPDVSHAVKILIVGHFGVGKTTCIGSLSEIEPLRTEEEITEASEGFDDLSNTPDKTTTTVAMDFGRLTLSDSVVLYLFGTPGQERFKEMWEELSRGALGALVLVDPERLDESFPILDLVERFGLTYAIGVNHFEGTPDYPLDEVREALNLSAETPVVQCDVRSEGSSAQALITLVQHLMSLTG is encoded by the coding sequence GTGTACCTGGATCCAGATGTCTCCCACGCGGTGAAGATCCTCATAGTGGGGCACTTCGGGGTCGGGAAGACCACCTGCATCGGCAGTCTCTCCGAGATCGAGCCGCTGCGGACCGAGGAGGAGATCACCGAGGCCAGTGAGGGTTTCGACGACCTGTCGAACACGCCGGACAAGACCACCACCACCGTGGCCATGGACTTCGGCCGGCTCACCCTCAGCGACTCGGTGGTCCTCTATCTCTTCGGAACGCCCGGACAGGAGCGTTTCAAGGAGATGTGGGAGGAGCTGTCCCGCGGCGCGCTGGGCGCGCTGGTCCTCGTCGACCCCGAGCGGCTGGACGAGTCCTTCCCCATCCTGGACCTGGTCGAGCGCTTCGGTCTGACGTACGCGATCGGGGTCAACCACTTCGAGGGGACCCCCGACTACCCCCTCGACGAAGTGCGAGAGGCGCTGAACCTCTCCGCCGAGACCCCTGTCGTGCAGTGCGACGTACGCAGCGAGGGCTCTTCGGCGCAGGCACTCATCACCCTCGTGCAGCACCTCATGTCACTCACCGGCTAG
- a CDS encoding roadblock/LC7 domain-containing protein, producing MTADLSWMLEDIVQNVPLARHAVLLSADGLPRGATEGLAQKEVRTISAAMAGMQSLSRATAHFAGTAEDRQWNQTIIEFSHGWIFLIGAGQGAYLAAAAAPDVDMQQISFRMHRLVARLGNNLTSPPRVNAQEAAGGSEAAPARREAAAGPGFVIADLDQVITEVEGARHAVLLGADGLPRGATSGMSRDLADTISAAMTGIHAYSRVTSQFAGVEEDAEWRQTVIEFQHGWIFLIAAGAGAFLAAAAEHDCDIEEFTTRLHDAVPKLTATTARGEGFDRV from the coding sequence ATGACCGCTGACCTGTCGTGGATGCTTGAGGACATCGTGCAGAACGTGCCCCTGGCACGGCACGCCGTCCTGCTGTCCGCGGACGGCCTTCCGCGCGGGGCCACGGAGGGCCTGGCGCAGAAGGAGGTGCGTACCATCTCCGCCGCGATGGCGGGGATGCAGTCGCTCAGCCGGGCCACGGCCCACTTCGCGGGAACCGCGGAGGACCGGCAGTGGAACCAGACGATCATCGAGTTCTCCCATGGGTGGATCTTTCTGATCGGTGCGGGCCAGGGCGCCTATCTGGCCGCCGCCGCTGCCCCCGACGTGGACATGCAGCAGATCTCCTTCCGTATGCACCGGCTGGTCGCCCGGCTGGGCAACAACCTCACCTCGCCGCCGCGGGTGAACGCCCAGGAGGCCGCCGGGGGGAGCGAGGCCGCCCCGGCCCGGCGCGAGGCCGCGGCCGGACCCGGTTTTGTGATCGCCGATCTGGACCAGGTGATCACCGAGGTGGAGGGCGCCCGGCACGCGGTGCTGCTGGGAGCCGACGGTCTGCCCCGCGGGGCGACCTCGGGGATGAGCCGGGACCTGGCGGACACGATCTCCGCCGCCATGACGGGCATCCACGCCTACAGCCGTGTCACCTCACAGTTCGCGGGGGTGGAGGAGGACGCCGAGTGGCGCCAGACGGTCATCGAGTTCCAGCACGGCTGGATCTTCCTGATCGCGGCCGGCGCCGGTGCCTTCCTGGCCGCAGCGGCCGAACACGACTGTGACATCGAGGAGTTCACCACGCGGTTGCACGATGCCGTGCCCAAGCTGACCGCGACGACAGCACGAGGAGAGGGGTTCGACCGTGTCTGA
- a CDS encoding ATP-binding protein — translation MNRDAFVWCLIVVAAIAVVAVVALAARSKALGAKKQQAEAELRRQLQAAESQLNHSRAELQKYREEQDETILEAKEAAEENTKAVLKGAARFLQSLAAEQTTLLDGIQRTYGGHPVLSDLLEVHHANAQMARKAQGIAVMCGAPLGRRNKAASVYDVVRSAQGQIRNFHRVDIMQQAGLALKASAVAPVALAVAELLDNAASFSQHDAPIEVTFQRVQNNLCIVIDDAGVGMNDEDRQRATVLLSGDAVPRLSQLGNQPKFGFPVIGLIARQYGFKVDVTGVSRYGGVRAVVLLPEELWTVEETPPPAPEAPVSNIRRVEERPQQSGTRTMHGLPKRGSRQSPIASVPDAGTPRSVPRTTEEAGRTSGRRLGAFQRGTVSGRNVDAPSREGSEDA, via the coding sequence ATGAATCGAGACGCATTTGTGTGGTGCCTGATCGTGGTGGCGGCGATAGCCGTCGTCGCGGTCGTGGCGCTTGCTGCCCGCAGTAAGGCCCTGGGGGCGAAGAAGCAGCAGGCCGAGGCTGAGCTGAGGCGGCAGCTGCAGGCTGCCGAGAGCCAGTTGAACCACTCGCGGGCCGAGCTGCAGAAGTACCGGGAGGAGCAGGACGAGACCATCCTGGAGGCCAAGGAGGCGGCGGAGGAGAACACCAAGGCCGTCCTCAAGGGTGCCGCCCGCTTCCTGCAGAGCCTCGCGGCCGAGCAGACCACGCTCCTGGACGGCATCCAGCGCACCTACGGCGGCCACCCCGTCCTCAGCGACCTGCTGGAAGTCCACCACGCCAACGCGCAGATGGCGCGTAAGGCGCAGGGCATCGCGGTCATGTGCGGTGCCCCGCTCGGCCGCCGCAACAAGGCCGCCAGCGTCTACGACGTGGTGCGCAGCGCCCAGGGGCAGATCCGCAACTTCCACCGGGTCGACATCATGCAGCAGGCCGGTCTCGCGCTGAAGGCGTCCGCGGTGGCACCCGTGGCTCTCGCCGTGGCCGAACTGCTCGACAACGCGGCCAGCTTCTCCCAGCACGACGCGCCGATCGAGGTGACGTTCCAGCGGGTCCAGAACAACCTGTGCATCGTCATCGACGACGCCGGTGTCGGCATGAACGACGAGGACCGGCAGCGGGCGACCGTGCTGCTGTCCGGCGATGCCGTTCCGCGCCTGTCCCAGCTGGGAAACCAGCCGAAGTTCGGTTTCCCGGTCATCGGCCTGATCGCCCGTCAGTACGGCTTCAAGGTGGACGTCACGGGAGTCTCCCGGTACGGCGGCGTCCGGGCCGTCGTCCTGCTGCCCGAGGAGCTGTGGACCGTGGAGGAGACGCCGCCGCCCGCCCCGGAGGCGCCCGTCAGCAACATCCGGCGCGTCGAGGAGCGTCCGCAGCAGAGCGGAACGCGCACCATGCACGGACTGCCCAAGCGTGGATCGCGGCAGTCGCCCATCGCGAGCGTCCCCGACGCGGGGACGCCCCGGTCCGTGCCGCGCACGACCGAGGAGGCCGGCCGGACGTCCGGTCGCAGGCTGGGGGCCTTCCAGCGCGGCACCGTGTCCGGCCGCAACGTTGATGCCCCGTCACGTGAAGGGTCCGAAGACGCATGA
- a CDS encoding M20/M25/M40 family metallo-hydrolase: MSITPSFVAASEEAQREVVELCAELIRFDTSNPTSNERACADRVVEWLAEAGIDSELVESAPGRANVVARIPGTDPARGALLVHGHLDVVPADPAEWRVPPFSGEIHDGYLWGRGAIDMKDTVAVMLATARRFARTGSRPARDIVLAFLADEEAGGRYGAHWLVEHRPELFAGVTEAIGEGGGFSYALDDTRRLYPIENAQRGMAWMELTATGRAGHGSSPNDENAVTDLAESLTRIGRHTFPIRLIEPVRALLAEAARLKGVDVDFDAEDLDAELAKLGPVTDFMQVVLRNSANPTMFSAGYQTNVIPGRATARVDGRFLPGHEQQLIDTIDELLLPSVTRKWVNHDIAMETSFDGPLVDAMCEAVRAEDPEGHPVPYCNPGGTDAKAFTKLGIRCFGFKGLKLPHDLDYGRLFHGVDERVPLEGLRFGVRVMTRLWQNC, from the coding sequence ATGAGCATCACTCCCTCTTTCGTCGCCGCCTCCGAGGAGGCACAGCGCGAGGTGGTCGAACTGTGCGCGGAGCTGATCCGCTTCGACACCTCCAACCCCACCAGCAACGAACGGGCCTGTGCCGACCGGGTCGTCGAGTGGCTGGCCGAGGCCGGCATCGACTCGGAACTGGTGGAGAGCGCGCCGGGCCGAGCCAATGTGGTGGCCCGCATCCCCGGCACCGACCCGGCCCGCGGGGCACTGCTGGTCCACGGACATCTGGACGTCGTGCCGGCCGACCCGGCCGAGTGGCGCGTCCCGCCCTTCTCCGGTGAGATCCACGACGGCTATCTGTGGGGCCGGGGCGCCATCGACATGAAGGACACGGTGGCCGTCATGCTGGCCACCGCCCGGCGCTTCGCCCGCACCGGCAGCCGTCCGGCCCGTGACATCGTCCTGGCCTTCCTCGCCGACGAGGAGGCGGGCGGCCGCTACGGCGCCCACTGGCTGGTCGAGCACCGGCCCGAGCTGTTCGCCGGTGTCACCGAGGCGATCGGCGAGGGCGGCGGGTTCAGTTACGCGCTCGACGACACCCGGCGCCTGTACCCGATCGAGAACGCCCAGCGCGGCATGGCCTGGATGGAACTGACCGCCACCGGCCGCGCGGGCCACGGCTCCTCGCCCAACGACGAGAACGCGGTCACCGACCTCGCCGAGTCGCTCACCCGCATCGGCCGCCACACCTTCCCGATCCGTCTGATCGAACCGGTGCGCGCACTGCTCGCCGAGGCCGCACGGCTCAAGGGCGTCGACGTCGACTTCGACGCCGAGGACCTCGACGCGGAACTGGCGAAGCTCGGGCCGGTCACCGACTTCATGCAGGTGGTGCTGCGCAACTCCGCCAACCCCACCATGTTCTCGGCGGGTTACCAGACCAATGTGATCCCGGGCCGGGCCACCGCCCGTGTCGACGGCCGCTTCCTTCCCGGCCATGAGCAGCAACTCATCGACACCATCGACGAGTTGCTGCTGCCGTCGGTCACCAGGAAGTGGGTCAACCATGACATCGCCATGGAGACCTCCTTCGACGGTCCTCTGGTCGACGCCATGTGCGAGGCCGTACGCGCCGAGGACCCCGAGGGCCATCCGGTGCCGTACTGCAACCCGGGCGGCACCGACGCGAAGGCCTTCACCAAGCTCGGCATCCGCTGTTTCGGCTTCAAGGGCCTGAAGCTGCCGCACGATCTGGACTACGGACGGCTCTTCCACGGTGTCGACGAGCGGGTCCCGCTCGAAGGGCTGCGCTTCGGGGTACGGGTGATGACCCGGCTGTGGCAGAACTGCTGA
- a CDS encoding cytochrome P450, with the protein MGVATTPTYDRRSAVSLFSRLRTPRGQADPYPIYAELRERGGVSPAPWGGSIVTSFDVCDQILRSRDWLEPDKEWRARQGPGTRWNAPSSREMSSTLPALNPPDHTRVRRAAGTFDRNTVQQIGRTVSRVTTELLDSLAERLRDGEANFSALVSDELPIATIGDWLGLPSEDWPRLRQLTHDQVFTQELLPSASQLALSDAATAELRSYFMDLVRRRRANPGEDPVSRWIQTWDTLEQDRDKADEAVYFLALFVMLAALETTSTLLSIMTLLLVERPAQWELLTAHPELVPAFVEETLRYDPPTHVISRVASQDCLLEGVEVRRDEMVHLLVGAAHRDPARHSDPDEFNPLRQPGHIAFSGGIHYCLGAPLARLEAQTLLHQLILRLPRLTLVRRPTWAPRVAFRRLLNLDVALA; encoded by the coding sequence GTGGGGGTTGCCACAACTCCGACGTACGACCGTCGGTCCGCCGTGTCGCTCTTCTCGCGTCTCCGGACGCCCAGAGGACAGGCGGACCCCTACCCGATCTATGCGGAGCTCCGGGAGCGGGGCGGGGTCAGCCCCGCGCCCTGGGGTGGTTCCATCGTGACGAGTTTCGACGTCTGCGACCAGATTCTGCGCAGCCGTGACTGGCTGGAGCCCGACAAGGAGTGGCGCGCGCGGCAGGGCCCGGGCACGCGGTGGAACGCGCCCTCCTCGCGTGAGATGAGCTCTACCCTGCCCGCGCTCAATCCGCCCGACCACACCAGAGTGCGCCGGGCGGCGGGCACCTTCGACCGGAACACCGTGCAACAGATCGGCCGGACGGTCAGCCGGGTCACCACCGAGCTGCTCGACTCCCTGGCGGAGCGACTGCGCGACGGCGAGGCGAACTTCTCCGCCCTGGTGAGCGACGAACTGCCGATCGCGACCATCGGCGACTGGCTCGGACTGCCGTCGGAGGACTGGCCCCGGCTGCGGCAGCTCACCCACGACCAGGTCTTCACCCAGGAACTGCTGCCCTCGGCCAGCCAGTTGGCCCTGTCGGACGCCGCGACGGCCGAACTGCGCAGCTACTTCATGGACCTGGTGCGCAGGCGACGCGCCAACCCGGGCGAGGATCCCGTGTCCCGTTGGATCCAGACCTGGGACACCCTTGAACAGGACCGCGACAAGGCCGACGAGGCCGTCTACTTCCTGGCGCTGTTCGTCATGCTGGCAGCCCTGGAGACCACCTCCACGCTCTTGTCGATCATGACGCTGCTGCTCGTCGAGCGCCCGGCGCAGTGGGAGTTGCTGACCGCACACCCCGAACTGGTGCCCGCCTTCGTGGAGGAGACACTGCGATATGACCCGCCCACCCATGTGATCAGCCGCGTCGCCTCCCAGGACTGCCTCCTCGAGGGCGTGGAGGTCCGCAGGGACGAGATGGTCCACCTCCTGGTGGGCGCGGCGCACCGGGATCCCGCGAGACACAGCGACCCCGACGAGTTCAACCCTCTGCGCCAGCCCGGCCACATCGCCTTCAGCGGAGGCATCCACTACTGCCTCGGCGCCCCGCTGGCCCGACTCGAGGCGCAGACCCTTCTCCACCAACTGATACTGCGCCTGCCCCGCCTCACCCTTGTACGACGTCCCACCTGGGCGCCCCGGGTGGCGTTCCGGCGTCTGCTGAACCTGGATGTGGCCCTCGCATGA